From the Trichocoleus sp. FACHB-46 genome, one window contains:
- a CDS encoding NmrA/HSCARG family protein — protein MSQSINTERLILVTGATGNQGSAIARHLLQRGNFKVRALVRDPNKPASLALQQAGAELAVGDLNDRTSLDRALQGAYGVFSLQIFQDGVDTEIRQGKTVADAASSAGIQHFVYSSVGSAERNTGIPHFDSKFQVEEYIRASELPYTILRPVFFFYNYNMMRSMVETGTLFQPLSPETKLQQLSEEDYGEMVADVFDRPAEFMHREIELASVDMTMPEIAAAFSRVLGKTVEYQQIPFEAFEQQIGEELTIMYRWFENVGYAADLAQLKRDFSAQTDFESYLRDHGWQNQLEVQPLSGQ, from the coding sequence ATGTCACAGTCAATCAACACAGAGCGACTTATCTTAGTTACCGGAGCTACAGGCAATCAGGGAAGCGCGATCGCACGTCATCTTCTGCAACGCGGCAATTTCAAGGTTCGTGCCTTAGTGCGTGACCCCAACAAGCCTGCATCTCTTGCCCTCCAACAAGCAGGCGCAGAACTTGCAGTCGGAGACCTTAACGATCGCACTTCCCTTGATCGCGCTTTGCAAGGTGCCTACGGTGTTTTTTCGCTACAGATTTTTCAAGATGGAGTAGACACCGAAATCCGTCAGGGCAAAACGGTTGCAGACGCGGCTTCATCCGCGGGCATTCAGCACTTCGTCTACAGTTCGGTGGGTAGCGCCGAACGCAACACGGGTATTCCGCATTTCGACAGCAAGTTTCAAGTCGAAGAATACATCAGAGCGAGCGAGTTGCCCTACACAATTCTGCGACCCGTATTCTTCTTCTACAACTACAACATGATGCGCTCGATGGTTGAGACTGGAACGCTCTTTCAACCATTGAGTCCTGAAACGAAATTGCAGCAGCTTTCCGAAGAAGATTATGGGGAGATGGTCGCTGATGTATTCGATCGCCCCGCAGAATTCATGCACCGCGAAATTGAACTTGCCAGTGTGGACATGACCATGCCAGAAATCGCTGCTGCGTTCAGCCGAGTTTTAGGAAAAACCGTCGAATACCAACAAATTCCGTTTGAAGCGTTTGAGCAGCAAATTGGAGAGGAATTGACCATCATGTATCGCTGGTTTGAGAACGTTGGCTATGCAGCAGATTTAGCACAGTTGAAGCGTGATTTTTCTGCACAGACCGACTTTGAATCT